A genomic segment from Nicotiana tabacum cultivar K326 chromosome 7, ASM71507v2, whole genome shotgun sequence encodes:
- the LOC142162411 gene encoding uncharacterized protein LOC142162411 produces MANDGNQAVPMMTANASTSRTPALAPAEKPGKFSGMDFKRWQQKMFFYLTTLCLQKFIKEDVPDLPDETPENDSFLVIEAWKHSDFLCRNYILSGLEDNLYNVYSGVETSKELWNALEKKYKTEDAGMKKFVAAKFLDYKMVDSKSVITQVQELQVIIHDLLAEGLVINEAFQVAAIIEKLPPLWKDFKNYLKHKQKEMSLEDLITRLRIEEDNKDAERRGRKLDERQTLEEACWIF; encoded by the exons atggcgaatgacggaaatcaagctgttccgatgatgactgccaacgcatcgacaagtcgaactccggcgttggcaccggcagagaaacctggaaaattttccgggatggatttcaagcgctggcagcaaaagatgttcttctacttgactacgttatgtctacagaagttcatcaaggaagatgttcctgatcttccagatgaaactccagagaatgatagctttctcgtgattgaggcatggaagcattctgacttcttgtgcaggaattatattcttagcgggctggaggataatctgtataatgtatacagtggcgtggagacgtcaaaagaattgtggaatgcacttgaaaagaagtacaaaactgaagatgccgggatgaagaaattcgtcgccgcaaaatttttggactacaaaatggtagatagcaagtctgttattacccaagtccaggaattgcaagtgattattcatgatctacttgctgaag gtcttgtcatcaatgaagcattccaagtagcagcaataattgagaagttgcctccattgtggaaggacttcaaaaattatttgaaacacaaacaaaaggagatgtcccttgaagatctcattactcgattgagaatcgaagaggacaacaaagaTGCTGAGAgaagaggcc GAAAGTTGGATGAAAGGCAGACTCTAGAAGAAGCTTGTTGGATTTTTTGA
- the LOC107814615 gene encoding uncharacterized protein LOC107814615 isoform X1, with translation MQVPVWSPRLVNLFNRSCLITNSLRAFSSSAYSNQSRGGLPRFYSDKLPPSKALSIFCTLYSLIAELVEDGVVRVKGDEFWHMTRVLRLSVDDRVELFDGKGGLVEGCIQSVDQTGLDIVALENPKSISPHSTQWHVYAAFGTLKGGRADWLVEKCTELGACSVTPLLTERSPSISENRVDRLQRVSFAAAKQCQRLHEMVLNPPTKINALLPLVKNSKLAFIAAAEAKPLFSALSSIKKESAGLMIIGPEGDFTEKELNMILEAGTTAVGLGPHRLRVETATVALLSALMLWGDDQDMLKV, from the exons ATGCAAGTACCAGTTTGGAGTCCTCGGCTAGTCAATCTGTTCAATCGTTCATGCCTAATTACAAACAGTTTGcgggcattttcttcatcagctTATTCTAACCAGTCTCGCGGTGGCCTTCCTCGCTTCTACTCTGATAAGCTCCCTCCTTCCAAGGCATTGTCCATTTTCTGCACACTCTACTCTCTCATAGCTGAACTTGTCGAG GATGGTGTTGTTCGTGTTAAAGGTGATGAATTCTGGCACATGACTAGGGTTTTAAGGTTGTCAGTTGATGATAG GGTAGAACTATTTGATGGAAAAGGAGGATTAGTTGAAGGTTGTATACAGAGCGTTGATCAGACAGGATTGGACATTGTAGCTCTCGAGAATCCAAAGTCAATATCTCCTCATAGCACACAGTGGCATGTCTATGCTGCATTTG GTACTCTGAAGGGAGGCCGAGCTGATTGGCTTGTGGAGAAATGTACA GAGTTAGGAGCCTGCAGTGTGACCCCCTTACTGACGGAACGGTCTCCTTCTATATCAGAAAATCGGGTGGACAGATTACAACGTGTCAGTTTTGCTGCAGCTAAACAAT gCCAACGGCTGCATGAAATGGTTCTAAATCCTCCTACAAAAATTAATGCGCTTTTACCTCTT GTCAAAAATTCAAAGCTTGCATTTATTGCCGCGGCAGAAGCTAAACCATTATTTAGTGCTTTAAGTTCCATTAAGAAAGAATCAGCTGGACTGATGATAATTGGACCAGAAGGAG ACTTCACAGAAAAGGAGTTAAACATGATTCTGGAGGCTGGGACAACTGCTGTTGGGCTTGGACCACATCGTCTACGAGTTGAAACTGCTACAGTAGCTCTGTTGTCGGCTTTAATGTTGTGGGGTGACGACCAGGATATGTTAAAGGTCTAG
- the LOC107814615 gene encoding uncharacterized protein LOC107814615 isoform X2 codes for MQVPVWSPRLVNLFNRSCLITNSLRAFSSSAYSNQSRGGLPRFYSDKLPPSKDGVVRVKGDEFWHMTRVLRLSVDDRVELFDGKGGLVEGCIQSVDQTGLDIVALENPKSISPHSTQWHVYAAFGTLKGGRADWLVEKCTELGACSVTPLLTERSPSISENRVDRLQRVSFAAAKQCQRLHEMVLNPPTKINALLPLVKNSKLAFIAAAEAKPLFSALSSIKKESAGLMIIGPEGDFTEKELNMILEAGTTAVGLGPHRLRVETATVALLSALMLWGDDQDMLKV; via the exons ATGCAAGTACCAGTTTGGAGTCCTCGGCTAGTCAATCTGTTCAATCGTTCATGCCTAATTACAAACAGTTTGcgggcattttcttcatcagctTATTCTAACCAGTCTCGCGGTGGCCTTCCTCGCTTCTACTCTGATAAGCTCCCTCCTTCCAAG GATGGTGTTGTTCGTGTTAAAGGTGATGAATTCTGGCACATGACTAGGGTTTTAAGGTTGTCAGTTGATGATAG GGTAGAACTATTTGATGGAAAAGGAGGATTAGTTGAAGGTTGTATACAGAGCGTTGATCAGACAGGATTGGACATTGTAGCTCTCGAGAATCCAAAGTCAATATCTCCTCATAGCACACAGTGGCATGTCTATGCTGCATTTG GTACTCTGAAGGGAGGCCGAGCTGATTGGCTTGTGGAGAAATGTACA GAGTTAGGAGCCTGCAGTGTGACCCCCTTACTGACGGAACGGTCTCCTTCTATATCAGAAAATCGGGTGGACAGATTACAACGTGTCAGTTTTGCTGCAGCTAAACAAT gCCAACGGCTGCATGAAATGGTTCTAAATCCTCCTACAAAAATTAATGCGCTTTTACCTCTT GTCAAAAATTCAAAGCTTGCATTTATTGCCGCGGCAGAAGCTAAACCATTATTTAGTGCTTTAAGTTCCATTAAGAAAGAATCAGCTGGACTGATGATAATTGGACCAGAAGGAG ACTTCACAGAAAAGGAGTTAAACATGATTCTGGAGGCTGGGACAACTGCTGTTGGGCTTGGACCACATCGTCTACGAGTTGAAACTGCTACAGTAGCTCTGTTGTCGGCTTTAATGTTGTGGGGTGACGACCAGGATATGTTAAAGGTCTAG